A section of the Triticum dicoccoides isolate Atlit2015 ecotype Zavitan chromosome 7A, WEW_v2.0, whole genome shotgun sequence genome encodes:
- the LOC119333621 gene encoding putative F-box/FBD/LRR-repeat protein At4g03220: MESNGEPPNKAAALAPAAVPGAAAAVPGGGVDFLSRLPDHLLVDILLRLRTKEAVATSVLSRRWRGVWPQLPHLFFDGVHPSVPARALAAYEALAAPEAHDIQSLAVSPYQVDARETFAWLSLAAPLLCGRLHLDDSRAVSDEMEELFRGRRPRHDGEASEMPCFRRATEIRLRLGFLTLELPRVGVFDALRLMRLQNFQSRGQFLISDTMLPSLQELTMSSVRDMNVLTLNSKSLVSIDLSYLMGLERLHITAPGLHQLDVVRCFYDSLKPVASITAERLEVFRWNGPYDLESVHLGEMPCLQTLGAPPIDTHRWRGSFQMAQICAGFLGRFAAVHHLELEMTLGVSAFSSSWIQLFLRSPLGLKLCNVIHEHKLFSP; the protein is encoded by the exons ATGGAAAGCAACGGCGAGCCCCCCAACAAGGCCGCCGCGCTCGCCCCCGCGGCCGtccccggcgccgccgccgcggtcCCTGGAGGCGGCGTGGATTTCTTGAGCCGCCTCCCCGACCACCTCCTCGTCGacatcctcctccgcctccgcaccAAGGAAGCCGTCGCGACGAGCGTCCTCTCCCGGAGATGGCGCGGCGTATGGCCCCAGCTTCCCCACCTCTTCTTCGACGGCGTACACCCCTCCGTGCCCGCCCGTGCCCTCGCGGCCTACGAGGCCCTCGCCGCCCCAGAGGCGCACGACATCCAGAGCCTCGCCGTCTCGCCCTACCAGGTGGACGCGCGGGAGACCTTCGCCTGGCTTTCCCTCGCCGCGCCCCTCCTCTGCGGCCGGCTCCACCTCGACGACAGCCGCGCCGTGTCGGACGAAATGGAAGAGCTCTTTCGGGGACGACGACCACGGCACGACGGCGAGGCGTCCGAGATGCCCTGCTTCAGGAGAGCCACAGAGATTCGACTTCGCCTCGGGTTTCTTACCCTGGAGCTGCCACGGGTCGGCGTCTTCGACGCGCTTAGGCTGATGCGGTTGCAGAACTTCCAGTCCCGGGGCCAGTTTCTCATCAGCGACACCATGCTCccgtccttgcaagaactaaccatgAGCAGCGTCCGTGACATGAACGTGCTGACGCTCAACTCCAAGTCTCTGGTATCTATTGATCTGTCCTATCTCATGGGGCTTGAGCGTCTCCACATCACGGCTCCAGGGCTCCATCAGCTAGATGTGGTACGCTGCTTCTATGATTCTCTCAAACCAGTTGCCAGCATTACTGCAGAGAGATTAGAGGTGTTCAGGTGGAATGGGCCTTATGATCTAGAGTCTGTCCACCTCGGAGAGATGCCATGCCTCCAGACGCTCGGAGCACCTCCTATCGACACACATCGTTGGCGAG GTAGTTTTCAGATGGCTCAGATATGTGCAGGGTTTCTTGGTCGCTTTGCAGCAGTTCACCACCTTGAGCTTGAGATGACTCTTGGTGTGAGTGCCTTTTCTTCCTCTTGGATACAATTATTTTTACGGTCTCCTCTTGGACTTAAACTGTGCAATGTTATTCATGAGCATAAATTATTCTCTCCTTGA
- the LOC119330186 gene encoding uncharacterized protein At2g34160-like: MEEVTEGVKNLAVTEPHKKNRIQVSNTKKPLFFYVNLAKRYMQMHNEVELSALGMAIATVVTVAEILKNNGLAVEKKIMTSTVDVNDESRGRPMQKAKIEIVLGKTENFDELMAAAAEEREVAAAEEGEEQG, translated from the exons aTGGAGGAGGTGACGGAGGGGGTCAAGAACCTGGCCGTCACGGAGCCGCACAAGAAGAACCGGATCCAGGTCTCCAACACGAAGAAGCCGCTCTTCTTCTATGTCAACCTCGCCAAG AGGTACATGCAGATGCATAACGAGGTGGAACTCTCCGCTCTCGGCATGG CTATCGCCACTGTGGTGACAGTTGCCGAAATTCTGAAAAATAATGGCCTTGCTGTTGAAAAGA AAATCATGACATCCACTGTTGATGTCAATGATGAATCAAGGGGCCGCCCGATGCAGAAGGCTAAG ATTGAAATAGTGCTGGGCAAGACGGAGAACTTCGACGAGCTGATGGCCGCCGCCGCGGAGGAGAGGGAAGTCGCAGCCGCCGAGGAGGGCGAGGAGCAGGGCTAA